In Zingiber officinale cultivar Zhangliang chromosome 6A, Zo_v1.1, whole genome shotgun sequence, a single genomic region encodes these proteins:
- the LOC121996089 gene encoding probable xyloglucan endotransglucosylase/hydrolase protein 30 encodes MAMFTGFLLLLFSLVATASAATAAFNLTTLPFDDGFSHLFGNDNLVRSGDGRGARLTLNRYSGSGFISSDLYHHGFFSASIRLPSDYTAGVVVAFYTSNGDVFEKTHDELDFEFLGNIRGRDWRIQTNVYGNGSTSRGREERYVLPFDPTAEAHQYSILWTADRIMFYIDDVPIREVVRSGAMGGDYPSKPMSVYATIWDGSTWATANGKYKVNYKYAPFAADLSDFVLRGCRVDPIQLVDSARRCADAQDELRASPIAVMTPRKRDAMRRFRKRYMTYSFCYDTKRYPVPFPDCDIVPSEQTRFLDSGNSKFRHDLRRSRRQSRKPTPDGEISN; translated from the exons ATGGCGATGTTTACgggcttcctcctcctcctcttctcgcTTGTAGCGACGGCGTCCGCGGCGACGGCGGCGTTTAACTTGACGACTTTGCCCTTCGACGACGGCTTCTCCCACCTCTTCGGCAACGACAATCTCGTCCGCTCCGGCGACGGCCGTGGCGCCCGCCTCACCCTCAATCGTTACTCCG GATCGGGATTCATTTCGAGTGATCTTTACCATCACGGGTTCTTCAGCGCTTCCATCAGATTGCCCTCCGATTACACCGCCGGCGTCGTTGTCGCCTTCTAT ACTTCCAACGGCGACGTGTTCGAAAAGACGCACGACGAGCTCGACTTCGAGTTCCTAGGCAACATCCGCGGCCGCGATTGGAGGATACAGACCAACGTTTACGGCAACGGAAGCACCAGCCGCGGCCGCGAGGAGCGCTACGTCCTCCCGTTTGATCCCACCGCCGAGGCTCACCAGTACTCCATCCTCTGGACCGCCGACCGCATCAT GTTCTACATCGACGACGTGCCCATCCGCGAGGTGGTGCGGAGCGGCGCCATGGGCGGCGACTACCCGTCGAAGCCGATGTCGGTCTACGCCACCATCTGGGACGGCTCCACGTGGGCGACGGCCAACGGCAAGTACAAGGTGAACTACAAGTACGCCCCCTTCGCCGCCgacctctctgacttcgtcctcCGCGGCTGCCGAGTCGACCCCATCCAACTCGTCGACTCTGCCCGCCGCTGCGCGGACGCGCAGGACGAACTCCGCGCTTCCCCCATCGCCGTCATGACCCCCCGCAAGCGCGACGCCATGCGGCGCTTCCGGAAACGCTACATGACATACTCCTTCTGCTACGACACCAAGCGCTACCCCGTCCCCTTCCCCGACTGCGACATCGTCCCCTCGGAGCAGACCCGATTCCTCGACTCCGGCAACTCCAAATTCCGCCACGACCTCCGGAGGTCCCGCCGCCAGAGCCGGAAGCCCACGCCCGACGGCGAGATTAGCAATTAA
- the LOC121996087 gene encoding UV-B-induced protein At3g17800, chloroplastic-like: protein MPAGSVAAVSSVLLPPSSVAGFRAPPVDFKLFASSFCRSDSRIHLSNKICASIGWPRIGFYGRNHRARSLKLRAVGNSSDGQTPIAPLQFESSTGQFLFQIMQTHPHLLPAAIDQQLETLQSDVDAEKAKTPLSSQDLLLYRRIAEVKEKERRKTLEEIIYCLIIQKFMENEIQMISTIVTSPDPTYVMDSWPNQEHKLEKIHSPDALEMIQNHLSLILGERVVGPLITVAQISKLKLGKLYAASIMYGYFLKRVDERYQLERSMNTLPKAKGPRMFGELKPNPLWDWESMVQISTDEDDDSSDSKAYRLRSYVMYLDAETLQRYATIRSKEAISLIEKQTQTLFGRPDITVLEDGSLKTQNDEVVGITFSGLTMLVLEAVALGTFLWEAETYVESKYHFVSN, encoded by the exons ATGCCGGCTGGGAGTGTCGCAGCGGTTAGTTCAGTGTTACTCCCACCGTCTTCCGTCGCCGGATTCAGAGCGCCTCCGGTGGACTTCAAGCTCTTCGCCTCCTCCTTCTGTCGATCCGATTCCAGGATCCATCTCTCCAACAAG ATTTGTGCATCTATTGGGTGGCCGAGAATAGGATTTTATGGCAGAAATCACAGGGCAAGAAGCTTAAAGTTGAGGGCAGTGGGAAATTCTAGTGATGGTCAAACACCAATTgctccccttcaatttgaatCCTCAACAGGTCAGTTTCTGTTTCAAATAATGCAAACCCACCCACATCTACTCCCTGCAGccatagatcagcagcttgagaCGCTTCAATCTGATGTTGATGCTGAAAAAGCAAAAACTCCATTATCTTCCCAGGACCTTCTCCTTTACAG GAGAATTGCAGAAGTTAAAGAGAAGGAAAGGAGGAAGACACTGGAGGAGATTATCTACTGCTTGATCATACAAAAATTTATGGAAAACGAAATTCAAATGATCTCTACTATAGTAACCTCCCCAGACCCTACATATGTAATGGACTCATGGCCCAATCAAGAACATAAATTGGAAAAGATACACTCTCCCGATGCACTGGAGATGATACAAAATCACTTATCTCTTATTCTTGGAGAAAGAGTTGTCGGTCCCCTCATTACTGTCGCCCAAATTAGCAAACTAAAGCTTGGGAAGCTTTATGCAGCCTCCATCATGTATGGGTATTTTCTCAAAAGGGTTGATGAAAGATACCAGCTTGAAAGGAGTATGAATACCCTTCCAAAAGCCAAGGGACCGAGAATGTTTGGTGAATTAAAACCTAACCCACTATGGGACTGGGAATCCATGGTGCAGATTTCAACAGACGAGGATgatgatagtagtgactccaagGCTTACAGGTTGAGATCCTATGTGATGTACCTAGATGCGGAGACATTGCAGCGATACGCAACCATACGATCGAAGGAGGCTATTTCATTGATCGAAAAGCAGACACAGACCTTGTTTGGGAGGCCAGACATTACAGTGTTAGAGGACGGATCTCTCAAAACTCAAAATGATGAAGTGGTGGGGATAACATTTTCGGGTCTGACAATGCTGGTCTTGGAAGCAGTTGCACTAGGGACTTTCCTTTGGGAAGCTGAGACCTACGTTGAATCAAAGTACCACTTCGTCTCAAATTGA
- the LOC121996086 gene encoding replication factor C subunit 3-like, translated as MNTLVDTIRRFSSEPVIASSSELGSLVFEVSAARSSFLSEERFLRKHPVIHLLSLGFSPGRRQDLPGSGSAVPTSAASTVDIQRLGLSFFFDRCSGGASLLLDSSPTANLFGLAPIPKFSMRGEESGSKADTDSTSPGRKSLMESELVLPRSDDSNGPAYAIASSGNKDTAKMTAARSTGSVEEKRYVWADKYRPNILTKFICNKDKALELHQMVSSGKGSHLIFEGPPGVGKKTMILATLREMFGSENVKVKMELRKFELKGEFVSSIEISMGTSSRHVEVNLSDMHGYEKYVLVTLINESHISSEKHVICDGRNCRVIVIHDADNLSTDAQHYVSWLMEKYQGCNKIFFCCSEASKLHIIEPLCKTVKLQPPSDDEIVQVLEYIGNQESIYLPKHMSKIIAENSKNNLRQAIRSFEASWKSNYSLKENKDILTGWEDVIAGIAKSLIKEQSPKQLYIIRGKLKNLIEHDVSPDFIFSTLFEELKKHLDEHLKAKAEFLYHKYQYQQDSDKWNDSKKNLRYFMRIEEFTAHFMSLYKSFITKTDTEPKH; from the exons ATGAACACCCTTGTGGATACCATCCGCCGCTTCTCCTCCGAACCCGTCATCGCTTCTTCGTCCGAGCTTGGAAGTCTGGTTTTCGAGGTCTCCGCCGCCCGCTCCTCCTTTCTGTCGGAGGAGCGGTTCCTCCGAAAGCACCCCGTTATACACCTTCTGAGCCTAGGCTTCAGCCCTGGACGCCGCCAGGATCTCCCGGGCTCCGGCTCCGCCGTGCCCACCTCCGCTGCATCGACCGTTGACATCCAGCGTCTCGGATTGTCCTTCTTCTTCGACCGATGTTCCGGCGGGGCTTCACTTCTCTTGGATAGCTCTCCTACAGCCAATCTTTTTGGTCTTGCCCCGATTCCGAAGTTTTCGATGCGCGGGGAGGAGAGTGGGTCGAAGGCCGATACTGACTCTACTTCACCGGGGAGGAAGTCCTTGATGGAGAGCGAACTGGTACTCCCTCGATCGGACGATTCCAATGGTCCTGCTTATGCCATAGCCAGTTCCGGAAATAAGGACACTGCTAAGATGACGGCTGCCCGGAGCACAGGCTCAGTTGAGGAAAAGCGATATGTTTGGGCAGACAAATACCGACCGAATATTCTGACCAAGTTCATCTGTAACAAGGACAAGGCACTGGAGCTCCATCAGATG GTCAGTTCAGGAAAGGGCAGTCATTTGATTTTTGAAGGTCCTCCTGGTGTTGGGAAGAAAACTATGATTTTAGCAACATTAAGGGAAATGTTTGGATCAGAGAATGTTAAG GTGAAAATGGAACTAAGGAAGTTTGAGTTGAAG GGAGAATTTGTTTCAAGTATTGAAATTAGCATGGGAACATCTTCACGGCATGTTGAGGTTAATCTGTCCGATATGCATGGATATGAGAAGTATGTCTTAGTTACTTTGATAAATGAGTCTCATATATCATCAGAAAAGCATGTCATCTGTGATGGTAGAAATTGCAGAG TGATAGTTATCCATGATGCAGACAATCTTTCAACAGATGCTCAACATTATGTCAGCTGGCTCATGGAAAAGTACCAGGGTTGTAATAAGATTTTCTTCTGCTGTTCAGAGGCCTCAAAGCTTCACATCATTGAGCCTCTCTGCAAGACAGTAAAACTCCAACCACCATCGGACGACGAG ATTGTTCAAGTTCTGGAATATATTGGAAACCAAGAGTCCATATATTTGCCAAAGCATATGTCCAAGATAATTGCTGAGAACTCAAAGAACAATCTTCGACAGGCAATTCGCTCATTCGAAGCATCCTGGAAATCAAA CTATTCACTGAAAGAGAACAAGGACATCCTAACTGGCTGGGAAGATGTCATTGCTGGAATAGCCAAAAGTCTTATTAAAGAGCAAAGCCCTAAACA ATTATATATCATCCGTGGGAAGCTCAAGAATCTTATTGAGCATGATGTTTCACCAGATTTTATATTCAGC ACCCTTTTTGAGGAACTGAAGAAACATTTGGATGAACATCTGAAAGCCAAGGCTGAATTCCTCTATCATAAATACCAATAT CAACAAGATTCTGACAAATGGAATGACTCAAAGAAGAACCTCCGTTACTTCATGAGGATCGAAG AATTTACTGCTCATTTTATGAGTTTGTACAAGTCATTCATCACGAAGACCGACACCGAACCCAAGCACTGA